The following are encoded in a window of Drosophila simulans strain w501 chromosome 3L, Prin_Dsim_3.1, whole genome shotgun sequence genomic DNA:
- the LOC6739109 gene encoding teneurin-m isoform X3, whose amino-acid sequence MNPYEYESTLDCRDAGGGPAPAHAHPHAQGRTLPMSGHGRPATDLGPVHGSQTLQHQNQQNLQAAQSSHYDYEYQHLAHRPPDTANNTAQRTHGRQGFLLEGVTPTAPPDVPPRNPTMSRMQNGRLTVNNPNDADFEPSCLVRTPSGNVYIPSGNLNINKGSPIDFKSGSACSTPTKDTLKGYERSTQGCMGPVLPPRSVMNGLPAHHYSAPMNFRKDLVARCSSPWFGIGSISVLFAFVVMLILLTTTGVIKWNQSPPCSVLVGNEASEVTAAKSTNTDLSKLHNSSVRAKNGQGIGLAQGQSGLGAAGVGSGGGSSAATVTTATSNSGTAQGLQSTSASAEATSSAATSSSQSSLTPSLSSSLANANNGGRAMSTRLSVRGAGERRRRHRRSLIEEQDEDDVATDGTFSDLITSESLNQQAAEKYLATTPAKSPTDVQGSTNKTFPQMDGVYGTQRSEDTTDNSYDYVYEDEVEPETTPSPIRRTKTGQQFGKSLNSNLRSAAKTLVNKRRKYDHGTVEAEHIKHEEEEEEVDDEQKLERHEAIGMATELTTESETSTLPAVIDDDNQSDNSSSGPTPETTVRSDTDDIVEINTPPPEPAQSSFAAVSHQPAIEHDFQIKGTDAGGLQTEKPATDDINNERDLADNYEVDSKEATSPGTPPQGKDSQQNGKASLPTHQSESDLMMNDASHYEDIDIVKLDGLPISHEEEIYKTADKENMPSKNQPSQHVDRSQNEVLKDHQQGDDEKPPQREPLKPYVSERVDLPGKRIFLNLTIATDEGSDSVYTLHVEVPTGGGPHFIKEVLTHEKPNAQADSCVPEPPPRMPDCPCSCLPPPAPIYLDDTVDIDSAPPAHTVSTSTISAPINPFHSEEKDEDDGVRDEELTASSSTATNLPSTEIDNHIAAYTEPTVGAGGVPFACPDVMPVLILEGARTFPARSFPPDGTTFGQITLGQKLTKEIQPYSYWNMQFYQSEPAYVKFDYTIPRGASIGVYGRRNALPTHTQYHFKEVLSGFSASTRTARAAHLSITREVTRYMEPGHWFVSLYNDDGDVQELTFYAAVAEDMTQNCPNGCSGNGQCLLGHCQCNPGFGGDDCSESVCPVLCSQHGEYTNGECICNPGWKGKECSLRHDECEVADCSGHGHCVSGKCQCMRGYKGKFCEEVDCPHPNCSGHGFCADGTCICKKGWKGPDCATMDQDALQCLPDCSGHGTFDLDTQTCTCEAKWSGDDCSKELCDLDCGQHGRCEGDACACDPEWGGEYCNTRLCDVRCNEHGQCKNGTCLCVTGWNGKHCTIEGCPNSCAGHGQCRVSGEGQWECRCYEGWDGPDCGIALELNCGDSKDNDKDGLVDCEDPECCASHVCKTSQLCVSAPKPIDVLLRKQPPAITASFFERMKFLIDESSLQNYAKLETFNESIFWNYFNASRSAVIRGRVVTSLGMGLVGVRVSTTTLLEGFTLTRDDGWFDLMVNGGGAVTLQFGRAPFRPQSRIVQVPWNEVVIIDLVVMSMSEEKGLAVTTTHTCFAHDYDLMKPVVLASWKHGFQGACPDRSAILAESQVIQESLQIPGTGLNLVYHSSRAAGYLSTIKLQLTPDVIPTSLHLIHLRITIEGILFERIFEADPGIKFTYAWNRLNIYRQRVYGVTTAVVKVGYQYTDCTDIVWDIQTTKLSGHDMSISEVGGWNLDIHHRYNFHEGILQKGDGSNIYLRNKPRIILTTMGDGHQRPLECPDCDGLATKQRLLAPVALAAAPDGSLFVGDFNYIRRIMTDGSIRTVVKLNATRVSYRYHMALSPLDGTLYVSDPESHQIIRVRDTNDYSQPELNWEAVVGSGERCLPGDEAHCGDGALAKDAKLAYPKGIAISSDNILYFADGTNIRMVDRDGIVSTLIGNHMHKSHWKPIPCEGTLKLEEMHLRWPTELAVSPMDNTLHIIDDHMILRMTPDGRVRVISGRPLHCATASTAYDTDLATHATLVMPQSIAFGPLGELYVAESDSQRINRVRVIGTDGRIAPFAGAESKCNCLERGCDCFEAEHYLATSAKFNTIAALAVTPDSHVHIADQANYRIRSVMSSIPEASPSREYEIYAPDMQEIYIFNRFGQHVSTRNILTGETTYVFTYNVNTSNGKLSTVTDAAGNKVFLLRDYTSQVNSIENTKGQKCRLRMTRMKMLHELSTPDNYNVTYEYHGPTGLLRTKLDSTGRSYVYNYDEFGRLTSAVTPTGRVIELSFDLSVKGAQVKVSENAQKEMSLLIQGATVIVRNGAAESRTTVDMDGSTTSITPWGHNLQMEVAPYTILAEQSPLLGESYPVPAKQRTEIAGDLANRFEWRYFVRRQQPLQAGKQNKGPPRPVTEVGRKLRVNGDNVLTLEYDRETQSVVVMVDDKQELLNVTYDRTSRPISFRPQSGDYADVDLEYDRFGRLVSWKWGVLQEAYSFDRNGRLNEIKYGDGSTMVYAFKDMFGSLPLKVTTPRRSDYLLQYDDAGALQSLTTPRGHIHAFSLQTSLGFFKYQYYSPINRHPFEILYNDEGQILAKIHPHQSGKVAFVHDTAGRLETILAGLSSTHYTYQDTTSLVKSVEVQEPGFELRREFKYHAGILKDEKLRFGSKNSLASAHYKYAYDGNARLSGIEMAIDDKELPTTRYKYSQNLGQLEVVQDLKITRNAFNRTVIQDSAKQFFAIVDYDQHGRVKSVLMNVKNIDVFRLELDYDLRNRIKSQKTTFGRSTAFDKINYNADGHVVEVLGTNNWKYLFDENGNTVGVVDQGEKFNLGYDIGDRVIKVGDVEFNNYDARGFVVKRGEQKYRYNNRGQLIHSFERERFQSWYYYDDRSRLVAWHDNKGNTTQYYYANPRTPHLVTHVHFPKISRTMKLFYDDRDMLIALEHEDQRYYVATDQNGSPLAFFDQNGSIVKEMKRTPFGRIIKDTKPEFFVPIDFHGGLIDPHTKLVYTEQRQYDPHVGQWMTPLWETLATEMSHPTDVFIYRYHNNDPINPNKPQNYMIDLDSWLQLFGYDLNNMQSSRYTKLAQYTPQASIKSNTLAPDFGVISGLECIVEKTSEKFSDFDFVPKPLLKMEPKMRNLLPRVSYRRGVFGEGVLLSRIGGRALVSVVDGSNSVVQDVVSSVFNNSYFLDLHFSIHDQDVFYFVKDNVLKLRDDNEELRRLGGMFNISTHEISDHGGSAAKELRLHGPDAVVIIKYGVDPEQERHRILKHAHKRAVERAWELEKQLVAAGFQGRGDWTEEEKEELVQHGDVDGWNGIDIHSIHKYPQLADDPGNVAFQRDAKRKRRKTGSSHRSASNRRQLKFGELSA is encoded by the exons ACATCAACAAGGGATCACCCATCGACTTCAAGAGCGGCTCGGCCTGCTCCACACCCACAAAGGATACGCTGAAGGGCTACGAGCGGAGCACGCAGGGCTGCATGGGTCCTGTGCTGCCGCCGCGCAGCGTCATGAACGGACTGCCCGCACACCACTACTCGGCGCCGATGAACTTCCGCAAGGACCTGGTCGCGCGCTGCTCCTCGCCGTGGTTCGGTATAGGATCCATCTCGGTGCTCTTCGCCTTCGTGGTCATGCTAATCCTGCTGACCACCACCGGCGTTATAAAATGGAACCAGTCGCCACCCTGCTCCGTTCTAGTCGGCAACGAGGCCTCTGAGGTCACGGCTGCCAAGAGCACGAACACTGACCTCTCCAAGCTGCACAACTCATCGGTGCGAGCGAAGAACGGACAAGGAATCGGACTGGCCCAGGGACAATCGGGACTCGGAGCCGCAGGCGTGGGATCCGGCGGTGGATCTTCGGCGGCCACTGTGACGACGGCCACCTCGAACAGCGGCACCGCCCAAGGACTGCAGTCGACGTCGGCCTCCGCGGAGGCCACGTCCTCGGCGGCCACGTCTTCCTCCCAATCCTCGCTAACGCCTTCGCTGTCCTCGTCCCTGGCGAATGCCAATAATGGAG GAAGAGCGATGTCAACGCGGCTGTCAGTCCGTGGGGCAGGAGAAAGAAGACGACGACATCGCCGAAGCTTAATCGAGGAGCAGGACGAAGATGATGTGGCTACAGATGGAACTTTCAGTGACTTAATTACAAGCGAAAGCCTCAACCAGCAGGCGGCTGAAAAGTATTTGGCAACTACCCCAGCCAAAAGCCCGACAGACGTTCAAGGCAGTACCAATAAAACTTTTCCCCAAATGGATGGAGTATACGGTACCCAAAGGAGCGAGGACACCACGGACAACAGCTACGACTATGTCTATGAAGACGAAGTTGAGCCGGAGACCACCCCTTCGCCCATCCGTAGAACCAAGACGGGGCAACAATTTGGCAAATCATTAAACAGCAATTTACGCAGCGCTGCTAAAACACTGGTCAACAAGAGGAGGAAATATGACCACGGAACGGTGGAAGCGGAGCACATTAAgcacgaggaggaggaggaggaggtggatgaTGAGCAGAAGCTGGAGCGCCACGAAGCGATCGGGATGGCAACGGAGCTGACGACGGAGTCGGAGACCAGCACATTGCCTGCTGTTATTGATGACGATAATCAAAGTGACAACAGCAGCTCAGGCCCAACGCCGGAGACGACTGTAAGGAGTGACACCGATGACATTGTTGAAATCAACACCCCCCCACCCGAGCCAGCTCAAAGCTCTTTCGCCGCCGTCTCGCACCAGCCTGCCATTGAACATGATTTTCAAATCAAAGGGACCGATGCTGGGGGCTTGCAGACGGAGAAACCTGCCACTGATGATATCAATAATGAGCGTGATTTAGCTGACAACTATGAGGTAGACAGCAAGGAGGCGACCTCGCCGGGCACACCCCCACAAG GTAAGGATAGTcagcaaaatggaaaagcttCACTACCAACACATCAATCTGAATCGGATCTGATGATGAACGATGCTTCGCACTATGAGGATATCGATATAGTCAAACTAGATGGATTGCCGATCTCCCATGAGGAGGAGATTTACAAGACGGCAGATAAGGAAAATATGCCATCAAAGAATCAACCATCTCAGCATGTAGATAGAAGTCAAAACGAGGTACTGAAAGACCATCAGCAGGGTGACGACGAAAAACCACCCCAACGAGAGCCCCTTAAACCGTATGTGAGTGAGCGAGTTGATCTGCCGGGCAAACGCATATTCCTCAACCTGACTATAGCCACAGACGAGGGCAGTGACTCAGTTTACACCTTGCACGTGGAAGTGCCCACGGGCGGAGGACCCCACTTCATCAAGGAGGTCCTGACGCATGAGAAACCGAATGCCCAGGCAGACAGTTGTGTTCCGGAGCCACCACCGCGCATGCCTGACTGCCCGTGCAGTTGCCTACCGCCTCCGGCGCCCATATATCTGGATGACACCGTTGACATCGACTCTGCCCCACCAGCTCACACTGTTTCGACGAGCACGATCTCGGCACCTATTAACCCCTTCCATAGCGAGGAGAAGGATGAAGATGACGGGGTTAGAGATGAGGAGCTAACAGCTTCTTCAAGCACCGCTACTAACCTCCCTAGCACTGAGATCGATAACCACATTGCCGCTTATACTGAACCCACTGTTGGTGCTGGTGGTGTACCGTTTGCATGCCCTGATGTGATGCCAGTACTGATACTGGAAG GAGCCCGAACATTCCCTGCACGCAGTTTCCCACCGGACGGCACCACCTTTGGCCAGATTACTCTCGGCCAGAAGCTGACCAAGGAGATCCAGCCGTACAGCTACTGGAACATGCAGTTTTACCAGTCGGAACCTGCCTACGTTAAGTTCGACTACACGATTCCGAGGGGCGCCTCCATCGGTGTATACGGCCGACGGAACGCCCTGCCCACCCACACGCAGTACCACTTTAAGGAAGTGCTCAGCGGATTTAGTGCCAGCACACGAACGGCCCGGGCCGCTCAC CTGTCGATAACGCGGGAGGTGACACGCTATATGGAGCCGGGGCACTGGTTCGTCTCGCTCTACAACGACGACGGGGACGTGCAGGAACTGACCTTCTACGCGGCCGTAGCCGAGGACATGACCCAAAACTGTCCCAACGGCTGCTCCGGCAACGGTCAGTGCCTGCTGGGACACTGCCAGTGCAACCCCGGCTTCGGGGGCGACGACTGCAGCGAGAGCGTGTGCCCCGTACTGTGCTCCCAACATGGCGAGTACACCAACGGGGAGTGCATCTGTAACCCGGGTTGGAAGGGCAAGGAGTGCTCCCTGCGTCACGACGAGTGCGAGGTGGCCGACTGCAGTGGGCACGGCCACTGTGTCAGTGGAAAATGCCAATGCATGCGCGGCTACAAGGGCAAATTCTGCGAAGAAG TGGACTGCCCACATCCGAACTGCTCAGGCCACGGATTCTGCGCCGATGGCACTTGCATCTGCAAGAAGGGCTGGAAGGGACCTGACTGCGCAACCATGGACCAGGATGCGCTGCAGTGCCTCCCCGATTGTTCCGGACACGGCACCTTCGACCTGGACACACAGACCTGTACCTGCGAGGCAAAGTGGAGTGGGGACGACTGTTCCAAGGAGCTGTGCGACTTGGACTGCGGTCAGCACGGACGTTGTGAAGGTGACGCTTGTGCATGCGACCCGGAGTGGGGCGGCGAGTATTGCAACACCCGGTTGTGCGACGTCCGCTGTAACGAGCATGGCCAGTGCAAGAATGGTACTTGTCTGTGCGTTACTGGATGGAATGGAAAGCACTGCACCATTGAGGGCTGTCCCAATAGCTGCGCCGGGCATGGCCAGTGCCGTGTAAGCGGCGAGGGTCAATGGGAGTGCCGCTGCTACGAGGGCTGGGACGGGCCGGACTGCGGGATTGCACTGGAGTTGAACTGTGGCGACAGCAAGGACAACGACAAGG ATGGCTTGGTTGATTGCGAGGATCCCGAGTGCTGTGCCAGCCACGTATGCAAGACCTCCCAACTATGTGTTTCAGCTCCGAAGCCCATTGATGTGCTGCTCAGAAAGCAGCCGCCAGCTATTACGGCCTCCTTCTTTGAGCGGATGAAGTTCCTCATCGACGAGAGCAGCCTGCAAAACTACGCCAAACTGGAAACCTTTAACGAAAG CATTTTTTGGAATTATTTCAATGCAAG TCGATCAGCGGTGATCAGAGGCCGCGTTGTTACATCTCTGGGCATGGGCCTGGTGGGTGTGCGAGTGTCCACCACCACGCTCCTGGAGGGCTTCACCCTGACCCGAGACGATGGATGGTTCGACCTAATGGTTAACGGTGGTGGAGCCGTGACGCTGCAGTTCGGACGCGCACCTTTCCGACCGCAGTCGCGCATCGTGCAAGTTCCATGGAACGAAGTGGTCATCATTGACTTGGTCGTCATGAGTATGTCCGAGGAAAAGGGATTGGCCGTAACTACGACACACACGTGCTTTGCACACGACTACGACCTGATGAAGCCCGTGGTGCTGGCTTCGTGGAAGCACGGATTCCAGGGAGCCTGTCCCGATCGCAGCGCCATTCTGGCTGAATCTCAGGTGATTCAGGAGTCGTTGCAGATCCCGGGTACAGGCCTCAACCTGGTTTACCACTCATCGCGTGCTGCCGGCTACCTGTCCACTATTAAGCTGCAGTTAACTCCGGATGTGATTCCGACATCGCTACATCTAATCCATCTCCGCATAACAATCGAGGGAATACTGTTTGAACGAATATTCGAAGCAGATCCGGGCATCAAGTTCACGTACGCCTGGAACCGACTCAATATCTACCGGCAACGAGTCTACGGTGTAACCACGGCCGTGGTGAAGGTTGGATACCAGTACACCGACTGTACTGACATTGTGTGGGACATCCAAACAACTAAGCTAAGCGGTCACGACATGTCCATCTCggaagtgggtgggtggaacCTGGACATCCATCACCGCTACAACTTCCACGAGGGAATCCTGCAAAAGGGCGACGGCTCAAACATATATCTGCGCAATAAGCCGCGAATCATCCTGACCACAATGGGAGATGGCCACCAGCGGCCTCTGGAGTGTCCCGACTGCGACGGTCTGGCGACAAAGCAGCGACTACTGGCACCCGTCGCCCTGGCCGCCGCTCCTGACGGCAGCCTTTTCGTCGGTGATTTCAATTACATCCGCCGCATCATGACCGACGGCAGCATCCGCACTGTGGTCAAGCTGAATGCGACTCGCGTCTCGTACCGCTACCACATGGCCCTCAGCCCGCTCGACGGAACTCTTTATGTTTCGGATCCAGAATCACACCAAATCATTCGGGTACGCGACACCAACGACTACTCGCAACCGGAACTGAACTGGGAAGCGGTTGTGGGCTCCGGGGAGCGCTGTCTTCCTGGTGACGAAGCGCACTGCGGCGATGGGGCACTGGCCAAGGATGCCAAATTGGCTTATCCGAAAGGCATTGCGATTTCGAGCGACAACATCTTGTACTTTGCAGACGGAACTAATATCCGTATGGTGGACCGGGATGGAATTGTAAGCACTCTGATCGGCAACCACATGCACAAGTCCCACTGGAAACCAATTCCCTGCGAGGGAACCCTgaagctggaggagatgcATCTTCGCTGGCCCACTGAGCTGGCAGTCTCCCCGATGGACAACACGTTGCACATAATCGACGACCACATGATCCTGCGCATGACACCAGACGGTCGTGTGCGCGTCATCTCCGGCCGGCCTCTACATTGCGCCACAGCCTCCACTGCCTACGATACGGATCTGGCAACCCACGCCACCCTGGTGATGCCGCAGTCTATCGCGTTCGGTCCACTCGGTGAGCTTTACGTGGCAGAAAGCGACTCGCAACGAATAAACCGGGTGCGCGTGATCGGCACGGACGGAAGGATCGCTCCGTTTGCTGGTGCCGAATCCAAGTGCAATTGCCTGGAGCGGGGATGCGACTGCTTCGAGGCGGAACACTACCTGGCCACCAGTGCCAAGTTCAATACGATCGCCGCCCTGGCTGTCACACCCGATAGCCATGTACACATCGCGGACCAGGCCAACTACCGTATCCGATCCGTTATGTCGAGCATCCCAGAGGCAAGTCCTTCGCGCGAGTACGAGATCTACGCACCTGACATGCAGGAGATATACATTTTCAACCGATTCGGACAGCACGTGTCCACACGCAACATCTTGACCGGAGAGACGACCTACGTGTTTACCTACAACGTAAACACCTCCAACGGAAAACTGAGCACCGTAACAGACGCGGCTGGCAACAAAGTGTTCCTGCTTCGAGATTACACCTCTCAGGTCAATTCCATCGAGAACACGAAGGGTCAAAAGTGCCGCCTGCGCATGACCAGGATGAAAATGCTGCACGAGCTGAGCACTCCGGACAACTACAATGTGACCTACGAATATCACGGCCCCACCGGTCTGCTGCGAACTAAGCTGGACTCCACCGGACGATCCTACGTGTACAACTACGATGAGTTTGGTCGCCTCACTTCCGCAGTGACTCCCACCGGTCGTGTCATCGAGCTCAGCTTCGACCTGAGCGTGAAGGGAGCCCAGGTGAAGGTTTCGGAGAACGCCCAAAAGGAGATGTCTCTGCTGATCCAAGGTGCCACCGTTATTGTGCGCAACGGAGCCGCCGAGTCGCGTACTACCGTTGACATGGACGGCTCCACCACAAGCATCACTCCATGGGGCCACAACCTCCAGATGGAGGTGGCACCTTACACCATTCTGGCAGAACAAAGTCCACTCCTTGGCGAGAGCTACCCTGTGCCGGCTAAGCAACGCACCGAGATTGCTGGTGACTTGGCCAACAGGTTTGAGTGGCGCTACTTTGTACGCCGGCAGCAGCCGCTGCAAGCGGGAAAACAGAACAAGGGACCGCCACGTCCCGTAACCGAAGTTGGACGCAAGCTGCGCGTAAACGGAGACAACGTGCTTACCTTGGAGTACGACCGCGAAACCCAGTCGGTGGTCGTTATGGTAGACGACAAGCAGGAGCTGCTTAACGTGACCTACGATCGCACTTCCCGCCCCATCAGCTTCCGACCGCAGTCCGGCGACTACGCCGACGTGGACTTGGAGTACGATCGATTCGGACGTCTGGTCAGTTGGAAGTGGGGTGTCCTGCAAGAAGCCTACTCTTTCGATCGCAATGGCCGTCTGAACGAGATCAAGTACGGCGATGGCTCAACAATGGTCTACGCATTCAAGGACATGTTTGGCTCGTTACCGCTGAAGGTGACTACGCCTAGACGCTCTGATTATCTCCTGCAGTACGATGATGCAGGTGCACTCCAGAGCCTGACGACACCTCGTGGCCACATTCACGCATTCTCCCTGCAAACTTCTCTTGGCTTCTTTAAGTACCAATACTATTCACCAATCAACCGACACCCCTTCGAGATTCTATATAACGACGAAGGACAGATCTTGGCCAAGATCCACCCGCACCAATCTGGCAAG GTGGCTTTCGTACATGACACTGCCGGACGACTGGAGACCATCCTCGCAGGATTGTCCAGCACCCACTATACCTACCAGGATACAACTAGCCTGGTGAAGTCTGTGGAGGTGCAGGAGCCGGGCTTCGAGTTGCGACGAGAGTTTAAATACCATGCCGGTATCCTGAAGGACGAGAAGTTGCGCTTCGGCTCCAAGAACTCGCTGGCCTCGGCGCACTACAAGTACGCCTACGACGGAAACGCCCGACTCAGCGGCATCGAGATGGCCATCGACGATAAGGAATTACCAACCACGCGGTACAAGTACAGCCAAAACTTGGGTCAACTGGAGGTCGTGCAGGACCTGAAGATCACGCGCAACGCTTTTAACCGAACAGTCATACAGGACTCAGCCAAACAATTCTTCGCCATTGTGGACTACGACCAGCATGGACGGGTTAAGAGCGTGCTAATGAACGTGAAGAACATTGATGTGTTCCGCCTGGAGTTGGACTACGATCTTCGCAACCGTATCAAGTCGCAAAAGACGACCTTCGGTAGATCGACGGCCTTTGATAAGATTAACTACAATGCCGACGGCCATGTTGTTGAGGTCCTGGGCACCAACAACTGGAAGTATCTGTTCGACGAGAACGGCAACACTGTTGGCGTGGTTGACCAGGGTGAGAAGTTCAACCTGGGCTACGACATCGGAGACCGGGTGATCAAGGTAGGCGATGTGGAGTTCAACAACTACGATGCCCGCGGCTTCGTTGTGAAGCGCGGTGAGCAGAAGTACCGGTATAACAACCGCGGACAACTGATTCACTCGTTCGAAAGGGAACGTTTCCAGAGCTGGTACTACTACGACGACCGCAGCCGCCTGGTGGCGTGGCATGACAACAAGGGTAACACCACGCAGTACTACTACGCCAATCCTCGCACTCCTCACCTCGTGACCCACGTTCACTTCCCCAAGATCAGCCGCACCATGAAGCTGTTCTACGATGACCGCGACATGCTAATCGCTCTGGAGCATGAGGACCAGCGCTACTACGTTGCCACCGACCAGAACGGCTCGCCACTAGCCTTCTTTGATCAGAATGGCAGCATTGTCAAGGAAATGAAGCGAACGCCCTTCGGCCGAATCATTAAGGACACTAAGCCGGAGTTCTTTGTGCCCATCGACTTTCACGGCGGACTGATCGACCCACACACCAAGCTGGTGTACACCGAGCAGCGGCAGTACGACCCGCACGTAGGTCAATGGATGACTCCGCTGTGGGAGACGCTCGCCACGGAGATGTCACACCCGACGGATGTGTTTATCTACCGCTACCACAACAACGACCCCATCAACCCGAACAAACCCCAAAACTATATGATCGATCTGGATTCCTGGCTCCAGTTATTCGGCTACGACTTGAACAACATGCAAAGCAGCCGCTACACCAAGCTGGCCCAGTATACGCCGCAGGCCTCCATCAAGTCAAACACGTTGGCCCCTGACTTTGGCGTCATCTCCGGCCTGGAGTGTATCGTGGAAAAAACAAGCGAGAAGTTCAGtgactttgactttgtgcCGAAGCCGCTGCTGAAAATGGAGCCAAAGATGCGCAACTTGCTGCCGCGTGTCAGCTACCGGCGCGGTGTGTTTGGCGAAGGTGTACTCCTCTCGAGAATCGGCGGACGGGCATTGGTTAGCGTGGTCGACGGATCAAACAGCGTGGTGCAGGACGTAGTGAGCAGCGTGTTCAACAACTCATACTTCCTTGACCTGCACTTCAGCATCCACGACCAAGACGTATTTTACTTCGTAAAGGATAATGTCCTGAAACTGCGCGATGACAACGAGGAGCTGCGTCGCCTTGGCGGCATGTTCAACATATCAACACATGAAATCAGCGACCACGGAGGCAGCGCCGCTAAGGAGCTGCGACTTCATGGCCCCGACGCCGTTGTCATTATCAAATACGGCGTTGATCCCGAGCAGGAGCGCCACCGCATCCTAAAGCATGCTCACAAGCGGGCAGTGGAGCGGGCTTGGGAGTTGGAGAAGCAGCTGGTGGCTGCCGGCTTCCAAGGCCGTGGCGACTGGACCGAGGAGGAGAAAGAGGAGCTCGTCCAGCACGGTGACGTCGACGGCTGGAACGGAATCGATATCCACAGCATACACAAGTATCCGCAGCTGGCCGACGACCCCGGTAACGTGGCTTTCCAGCGGGACGCGAAGCGGAAGCGACGCAAGACCGGTAGCAGCCATCGGAGTGCCTCCAACCGCCGCCAGCTCAAGTTCGGCGAGCTGAGTGCGTGA